A genomic window from Sphingobacterium spiritivorum includes:
- the ileS gene encoding isoleucine--tRNA ligase — protein sequence MRKFATLKTEDKLLMYKEYKQLNLPEIGKEILERWERENIFEKSISNRPASKPYTFYEGPPSANGMPGIHHAMARSIKDIFCRYKTLKGYQVKRKGGWDTHGLPIELAVEKTLGITKEDIGKKISVEEYNAACRKEVMKYTDVWNDLTIKMGYWVDLENPYITYENEYIETLWYLLKELYKKGLLYKGYTIQPYSPAAGTGLSSHELNQPGTYKDVKDTTIVAEFRLIKDQIHPAMEKLVEDAVEDVAFIAWTTTPWTLPSNTALVVGKKISYVKIKTFNQYTGSPVSVILAKDLIAKHFKAEGKDASFQDYKLGDKIIPWEIAAEFNGEELVGLRYEQLLPYITSEELQEKAFRVIPGDFVTTEDGTGIVHAAPTYGADDFRVAKENDVPGILVKDENGKEVPTVDRTGRFVKEITDFAGRFVKEEYYSDAVRADKDFRPTDVLIAIKLKEDNKAFDVKKYEHTYPHCWRTDKPVLYYPLDSWFIRTTAVKEDLVSLNKTINWKPEATGSGRFGNWLENLVDWNLSRSRYWGTPLPIWRSEDENEEICIGSLPELRSLLEASLTSAVLSEDEKAKNKAYLDKFGTETLDLHRPYVDDIVLVSDGGQKLFREPDLIDVWFDSGAMPYAQWGLDHDKLARGEEYPFKEGFESAFPADFIAEGVDQTRGWFFTLHAISTMLRKSVAFRNVVSNGLVLDKNGNKMSKRLGNGVDPFATIDHYSADATRWYMISNAAPWDNLKFNTEGLDEVRRKFFGTLYNTYAFFALYANIDKFAYAEPDIAIENRPEIDRWIISLLNSLTKEVDEYLADYEPTKAARAIQNFVDEHLSNWYVRLCRRRFWKGEYSEDKISAYQTLYTCLNTIAKLMSPISPFFSDRLFLDLNEVTKKETVESVHLANFPEYHDHLVDRDLEERMALAQDISSLTLSLRKKTGINVRQPLNKILVPALDNAFQEKVEKVKDLILSETNIKDIEFITDTTGIIKKKIKPNFKALGSKVGKDMKLVTTAINNLTPELISALEKEGSIALADTPYTITTEDVEIIAEDVEGWQVANLGKLTVALDVHITEALKKEGLSRELINRLQNLRKDKGLEVTDRIKVTLTSDAEITAAATENLSYICAEILADTLDFEETLTSGDKIEIDEKELTVLIVKV from the coding sequence ATGCGTAAATTTGCAACCTTAAAAACAGAAGACAAATTACTGATGTACAAGGAATATAAGCAGCTCAATTTGCCTGAGATCGGCAAAGAAATATTAGAACGATGGGAACGTGAAAATATCTTTGAAAAAAGTATTAGTAACCGTCCAGCGAGTAAACCATATACTTTTTATGAAGGACCTCCGTCTGCAAATGGTATGCCCGGAATTCACCATGCCATGGCTCGCTCTATCAAAGATATTTTCTGCCGCTATAAAACCCTGAAAGGTTATCAGGTCAAACGTAAGGGAGGATGGGATACCCATGGACTTCCTATAGAACTGGCTGTCGAAAAAACATTAGGTATCACAAAAGAAGATATTGGTAAAAAAATATCTGTAGAAGAATACAATGCGGCTTGTCGTAAAGAAGTCATGAAATACACTGATGTATGGAATGATCTTACGATTAAAATGGGATATTGGGTAGATCTTGAAAATCCATATATCACTTATGAAAATGAATACATTGAGACGCTGTGGTATCTGTTGAAGGAACTGTATAAAAAAGGACTTTTATATAAAGGATATACGATACAACCCTATTCACCTGCTGCAGGAACGGGACTTAGTTCTCACGAACTGAATCAGCCGGGAACATACAAAGATGTAAAAGACACCACAATCGTTGCTGAATTCAGACTGATCAAAGATCAGATCCACCCGGCAATGGAAAAACTGGTGGAAGATGCTGTAGAAGATGTGGCATTTATTGCCTGGACTACTACACCATGGACGTTGCCATCCAATACGGCTCTTGTAGTTGGCAAGAAAATCTCTTATGTCAAAATAAAAACGTTCAACCAATACACAGGAAGCCCGGTATCGGTAATTCTGGCCAAAGACCTGATTGCCAAACACTTTAAAGCTGAAGGTAAAGATGCCTCCTTTCAGGATTACAAATTAGGGGATAAAATCATTCCATGGGAAATTGCAGCAGAGTTTAACGGCGAAGAACTGGTAGGCTTACGCTATGAACAATTACTGCCTTACATCACAAGTGAAGAATTACAGGAAAAAGCTTTCCGTGTCATTCCGGGCGATTTTGTAACAACGGAAGACGGTACAGGTATCGTACACGCTGCTCCTACCTACGGTGCGGATGACTTTAGAGTCGCCAAAGAGAATGATGTACCCGGCATTCTGGTAAAAGATGAAAATGGCAAGGAAGTTCCTACAGTAGACAGAACAGGTCGTTTTGTAAAAGAGATCACTGACTTTGCAGGACGTTTTGTAAAAGAAGAATATTATTCGGATGCAGTACGTGCAGACAAAGACTTCAGACCTACAGATGTATTGATCGCCATCAAACTGAAAGAGGACAACAAGGCATTTGATGTAAAAAAATATGAGCACACCTATCCGCATTGCTGGCGTACAGACAAACCTGTTTTGTACTATCCACTGGATAGCTGGTTTATCCGTACTACTGCCGTAAAAGAAGATCTGGTATCATTAAATAAAACGATCAACTGGAAACCTGAAGCAACCGGATCAGGACGATTTGGTAACTGGCTGGAAAACCTGGTTGACTGGAATCTTTCCCGTTCACGTTACTGGGGTACACCTCTTCCGATCTGGAGATCTGAAGATGAGAACGAAGAAATCTGCATAGGTTCACTTCCGGAGTTAAGATCACTACTGGAAGCATCGTTGACTTCAGCAGTGCTATCGGAAGATGAAAAAGCAAAAAATAAAGCTTATCTGGATAAGTTCGGTACCGAAACGCTGGACTTACACCGTCCTTATGTAGATGATATCGTATTGGTATCTGATGGCGGTCAGAAGTTGTTCCGCGAACCCGATCTGATCGATGTATGGTTTGATTCCGGAGCAATGCCTTATGCACAATGGGGACTGGATCACGACAAGCTGGCTCGTGGTGAAGAATACCCGTTCAAAGAGGGCTTTGAATCCGCATTCCCTGCAGATTTCATTGCAGAGGGTGTTGATCAGACCCGTGGATGGTTTTTTACCCTTCATGCTATTTCTACAATGCTGCGTAAATCCGTGGCCTTCAGGAATGTAGTTTCTAATGGACTGGTACTGGACAAAAACGGCAATAAAATGTCCAAGCGTCTCGGTAACGGGGTAGATCCTTTTGCGACAATCGACCATTACAGTGCTGATGCTACGCGTTGGTATATGATCAGTAATGCCGCTCCGTGGGATAACCTTAAATTCAACACTGAAGGACTGGATGAAGTACGCCGTAAATTCTTCGGAACATTGTATAATACCTATGCGTTCTTCGCTTTGTATGCAAATATTGACAAATTTGCATACGCAGAACCAGATATTGCAATTGAAAACCGTCCCGAAATAGATCGCTGGATTATTTCACTGTTAAACAGCCTGACGAAAGAAGTAGACGAATATCTGGCGGACTACGAACCTACAAAGGCTGCCCGTGCAATTCAGAATTTTGTGGATGAGCACTTAAGCAACTGGTATGTACGTCTTTGTCGCAGACGCTTCTGGAAGGGTGAATATTCTGAAGACAAAATATCGGCTTATCAGACGCTGTACACCTGTCTGAATACGATAGCCAAACTGATGTCTCCGATCTCTCCGTTCTTCTCAGATCGTTTATTTCTGGATCTGAATGAAGTAACGAAAAAAGAAACCGTTGAGTCTGTACATCTGGCTAATTTCCCGGAATACCACGATCATTTGGTAGATCGGGATCTGGAAGAGAGAATGGCTCTTGCACAGGATATCTCATCATTGACCTTATCGTTAAGAAAGAAAACAGGTATTAATGTACGCCAGCCGCTGAATAAAATACTTGTTCCGGCACTGGATAATGCGTTTCAGGAAAAAGTCGAAAAAGTAAAGGATCTTATTCTTTCTGAGACGAATATAAAAGATATCGAGTTTATCACAGACACAACCGGTATTATTAAGAAAAAAATAAAACCCAATTTCAAAGCTCTTGGCTCGAAAGTTGGTAAGGATATGAAGTTAGTAACAACGGCAATTAATAATCTGACTCCCGAACTTATAAGTGCACTGGAAAAAGAAGGATCAATTGCATTAGCAGATACTCCTTATACCATTACGACGGAAGATGTGGAAATCATTGCCGAAGATGTGGAAGGATGGCAAGTGGCTAATCTGGGTAAATTAACTGTTGCATTGGATGTACATATCACGGAAGCATTGAAAAAAGAAGGGTTATCCCGTGAACTGATTAACAGACTTCAGAATCTGAGAAAAGACAAAGGACTGGAAGTGACAGACAGAATTAAAGTAACCTTAACTTCAGATGCGGAAATAACTGCTGCAGCCACAGAAAATTTATCGTATATTTGCGCTGAAATTCTGGCAGATACACTGGATTTTGAAGAAACTCTTACATCAGGAGACAAAATAGAAATTGACGAAAAAGAACTAACAGTATTAATCGTAAAAGTTTAA
- a CDS encoding HesB/IscA family protein, whose protein sequence is MSTENIVEKAPLTLTEGAVKELKKLRDQQEISEDFGLRVGVEGGGCSGMSYILGFDQKKEGDIEYEIEGIRIFMNKAHGLYLAGMEVDFRNGLDARGFTFNNPNATSTCGCGSSFSA, encoded by the coding sequence ATGAGTACAGAGAATATTGTTGAGAAAGCTCCGCTTACCCTGACAGAAGGTGCTGTTAAGGAATTAAAGAAGTTAAGAGACCAACAAGAGATTTCGGAAGACTTCGGTTTACGTGTTGGTGTCGAAGGCGGTGGATGCTCAGGCATGAGCTATATATTAGGTTTTGACCAAAAAAAAGAAGGAGATATTGAATACGAGATCGAGGGGATCCGTATTTTTATGAATAAAGCTCACGGCTTATATCTGGCTGGTATGGAAGTAGATTTCAGAAATGGTCTGGATGCAAGAGGATTTACGTTTAACAACCCCAATGCAACCAGTACCTGCGGATGTGGAAGTTCATTTTCTGCATAA
- a CDS encoding DUF7935 family protein: protein MDYIEFFKNLFLIAFGVCAGLILAFRLVWPRIEALIIKTKMLDKKMSEQKGSTGGEREQLKAGAYERLLLFTSRIEPRNLIARHLEDNQHVRTLQLRLIQEVENEFQYNFTQQLYVSADAWEAVRLLKENTVILLNDAMKDHTDTQEVYAEEVLKFLSTLRPDPYQTTQLILRQEANQ from the coding sequence ATGGATTATATTGAATTTTTTAAGAATTTATTTTTAATTGCTTTTGGCGTTTGCGCAGGATTAATCCTTGCATTCAGGCTTGTGTGGCCCAGGATAGAAGCTCTGATTATTAAAACAAAAATGCTGGATAAGAAAATGTCGGAGCAAAAGGGGAGTACAGGAGGAGAAAGAGAACAGTTAAAAGCCGGAGCATATGAAAGGTTGCTGTTGTTTACAAGCAGAATAGAACCCCGTAACTTAATCGCCCGTCATCTGGAGGATAATCAGCATGTGCGAACTTTGCAATTACGATTGATCCAGGAAGTGGAAAATGAATTTCAATATAATTTTACACAGCAGCTGTATGTTTCTGCAGATGCGTGGGAAGCTGTCAGACTGCTGAAAGAAAATACTGTGATTCTGTTGAATGATGCGATGAAAGATCATACAGATACTCAGGAAGTATATGCGGAAGAGGTCTTGAAATTTCTGAGTACTTTGCGTCCTGATCCTTACCAGACTACCCAATTGATTCTCAGGCAGGAAGCTAACCAATAA
- the glyA gene encoding serine hydroxymethyltransferase translates to MERDQAIFNLINDELKRQEEGIELIASENFVSKQVMEAAGSVLTNKYAEGLPGKRYYGGCEVVDEIETIAIDRAKQLFGAEWVNVQPHSGAQANAAVFLAILKPGDKILGFDLSHGGHLTHGSPANFSGKLYEPVFYGVEKETGLIDYKQLEETARREKPKVIICGASAYSRDWDYARIRSVADEIGALVVADISHPAGLIARGLLNDPLPHCHIVTTTTHKTLRGPRGGMIMVGKDFENPWGIKTPKGEIRTITQLLDLAVFPGTQGGPLEHTIAAKAIAYGEALSDDYMNYIVQVKKNAAALAQFFVERDYNIISGGTDNHLMLVDLRNKDISGKEAEAVLGKAGITTNKNMVPFDTRSPFVTSGVRFGTAAITTRGIKETEILQIGELIDSAINNHANDAELDKIHSKVREMMAEFPLYK, encoded by the coding sequence ATGGAAAGAGATCAGGCCATATTTAATCTTATCAACGACGAGTTGAAGCGTCAGGAAGAGGGCATTGAATTAATTGCATCGGAAAACTTTGTTTCGAAGCAAGTTATGGAAGCGGCAGGTTCAGTATTGACCAACAAGTATGCAGAAGGCCTTCCGGGCAAAAGATACTATGGCGGATGCGAAGTCGTTGACGAAATTGAAACGATTGCCATCGATCGCGCAAAGCAATTGTTTGGTGCTGAATGGGTAAATGTTCAACCACATTCTGGAGCACAGGCGAATGCTGCGGTTTTCCTTGCTATTTTGAAACCGGGAGATAAGATTTTAGGTTTTGATCTTTCTCACGGCGGACACCTTACTCACGGTTCTCCTGCAAACTTTTCAGGTAAATTGTATGAGCCTGTATTCTACGGTGTAGAAAAAGAAACAGGACTTATCGATTACAAACAGTTAGAAGAAACAGCACGTCGCGAAAAACCAAAAGTAATTATCTGTGGTGCTTCAGCGTATTCACGTGACTGGGATTATGCACGTATTCGTAGCGTAGCGGATGAGATCGGAGCACTGGTTGTTGCTGATATCTCTCACCCTGCAGGATTGATCGCGCGTGGTTTGTTAAATGATCCGCTTCCTCATTGTCATATCGTTACTACTACTACCCACAAAACACTTCGCGGACCACGTGGAGGAATGATTATGGTAGGGAAAGATTTCGAAAATCCCTGGGGAATCAAGACTCCGAAAGGAGAAATCCGTACGATTACCCAATTATTAGATCTGGCTGTATTCCCGGGTACACAGGGTGGACCATTAGAGCATACTATCGCTGCAAAAGCTATTGCTTACGGAGAAGCATTATCTGATGATTATATGAACTACATCGTGCAGGTGAAGAAAAATGCTGCAGCCCTTGCTCAGTTTTTCGTAGAAAGAGATTACAATATTATTTCAGGTGGTACGGACAACCATTTAATGTTGGTTGATCTTCGTAATAAAGATATTTCAGGTAAAGAGGCTGAAGCTGTATTAGGTAAAGCCGGAATCACAACAAATAAAAACATGGTTCCTTTTGATACTCGTTCACCTTTCGTCACTTCAGGTGTACGTTTTGGTACTGCTGCTATCACTACCCGGGGAATCAAGGAAACAGAAATTCTTCAGATCGGTGAATTGATCGACAGCGCGATCAACAACCATGCGAACGATGCTGAACTGGATAAAATCCACAGCAAAGTGAGAGAAATGATGGCTGAATTTCCGCTTTACAAATAA
- a CDS encoding RNA polymerase sigma factor: MKLLNKKKSDQELIHAYIGGDESGLEVLLDRYKSKIYTSIYLQVKDEHLAEDIFQETFIKVINTLKAGRYNDEGKFLPWVMRIAHNMVIDHFRREKRAPSVVNADGFDIFEVLQFADDNAESRMVKNQRDIDLRKIIQLLPDDQKEVLIMRHFCEMSFKEIADITEVSINTALGRMRYALSNLRRMIEEHNMILQTG; this comes from the coding sequence ATGAAACTATTAAATAAAAAGAAGAGTGATCAAGAGTTAATTCATGCTTATATAGGTGGTGATGAATCGGGTTTGGAAGTTTTGCTGGACCGTTATAAATCAAAAATCTATACTTCTATTTATCTTCAGGTTAAGGATGAACATCTTGCAGAAGATATCTTTCAGGAAACCTTTATCAAGGTAATCAATACATTAAAGGCTGGTCGCTATAATGACGAGGGTAAGTTTTTACCCTGGGTTATGCGTATTGCGCACAATATGGTAATCGACCATTTCAGACGCGAAAAGAGAGCTCCTTCTGTTGTAAATGCAGATGGTTTCGATATTTTCGAAGTGCTTCAGTTTGCAGATGATAATGCAGAGTCCAGGATGGTGAAAAATCAACGTGATATCGACTTGCGTAAAATTATACAACTGTTGCCTGACGATCAGAAAGAGGTGCTGATTATGCGTCATTTCTGTGAGATGAGTTTTAAAGAGATTGCAGATATTACTGAAGTTAGTATCAATACGGCTTTAGGACGTATGCGCTACGCATTGAGCAATCTCAGACGAATGATTGAAGAACATAATATGATTCTTCAGACTGGATAA
- a CDS encoding zinc metallopeptidase, whose amino-acid sequence MYIILFVGIMIVSFVVQWRFKNKFKQYSETPLSSGLSGKEIAQKMLNDNGIYDVQVISVDGQLTDHYNPQNKTVNLSPEVYEGRSVAAAAVAAHECGHAVQHATAYSWLQFRSAMVPVVGFASKLTSWILMAGVIMFAISKGGNYWLLAIGVGALAITTVFSFITLPVEFDASNRALVWLNTAGITHSREEHDGAKDALKWAAMTYVVAALSALVTLLYYASILMGGRRD is encoded by the coding sequence ATGTATATAATATTATTTGTGGGCATCATGATTGTAAGTTTTGTTGTCCAGTGGAGATTTAAGAATAAGTTTAAGCAGTATTCGGAGACACCTTTATCCAGCGGGCTTTCCGGAAAAGAGATAGCACAAAAGATGTTAAATGATAATGGTATTTATGATGTGCAGGTGATATCTGTGGACGGACAGCTGACTGACCATTATAATCCACAGAACAAAACTGTAAACCTCAGCCCTGAAGTGTACGAGGGTAGAAGTGTGGCTGCGGCAGCTGTTGCTGCCCATGAGTGCGGTCACGCCGTTCAGCATGCTACGGCTTATTCATGGCTGCAGTTCAGATCGGCGATGGTGCCGGTAGTGGGATTTGCATCTAAACTGACTTCCTGGATTCTGATGGCGGGTGTTATTATGTTTGCCATATCTAAGGGAGGTAACTACTGGTTGCTTGCAATTGGTGTAGGTGCTTTGGCTATTACGACAGTATTTAGTTTTATCACTCTTCCAGTTGAGTTTGATGCTTCTAACCGTGCACTGGTCTGGTTGAATACCGCTGGTATTACGCATAGCAGGGAAGAACATGACGGAGCAAAAGATGCACTGAAGTGGGCTGCAATGACTTACGTAGTTGCTGCATTATCTGCATTAGTCACGTTACTTTATTATGCGTCCATTCTGATGGGGGGACGAAGAGACTAA
- the ffh gene encoding signal recognition particle protein, with amino-acid sequence MFQNLQDKLDRAFKVLKGQGNITEINVAETMKEIRKALLDADVNYKTAKSFTDDVKQKALGQNVLTSISPGQLLTKIMNDELTELMGGAVTELDISKNPTVILIAGLNGAGKTTFSGKLANYLKDKKGKKPLLVAGDVYRPAAIDQLEVLGGQVGVPVFVNRESNDPIAIAQAGVEEAKRNGHNVVIIDTAGRLAIDEALMVEITAVKEATKPQEILFVVDSMTGQDAVNTAKAFNDRLDFTGVVLTKLDGDTRGGAALSIKSVVNKPIKFIGTGEKMEALDVFYPDRMASRILGMGDVVSLVERAQQQFDEKQAAELQKKIRKNKFDFNDFKSQIQQIKKMGNMKDLMGMIPGVGKALKDVEVDDNAFKPIEAIIDSMTPFERENPDAIDQKRRIRIAKGSGTDINEVNKLMKQFGDMRKVMKQMSNPAMAAKMMRNMPKMPGR; translated from the coding sequence ATGTTTCAGAATCTTCAGGATAAACTAGATAGAGCCTTTAAAGTATTAAAAGGTCAGGGTAATATTACAGAAATCAACGTCGCGGAGACAATGAAGGAAATCCGTAAGGCCTTACTGGATGCGGATGTTAACTATAAAACAGCTAAGAGTTTTACAGATGATGTAAAACAGAAAGCGCTTGGTCAGAATGTACTGACCAGTATTTCTCCGGGTCAGTTGCTGACCAAAATCATGAATGATGAGCTGACCGAACTTATGGGCGGTGCAGTTACGGAATTGGATATATCAAAAAATCCGACCGTTATCCTTATTGCTGGTCTTAACGGGGCAGGTAAAACTACCTTTTCAGGAAAGCTTGCCAATTATCTGAAAGATAAAAAAGGAAAAAAACCTTTGTTGGTTGCAGGTGACGTATATCGTCCTGCAGCGATTGACCAGTTGGAAGTGTTGGGTGGTCAGGTAGGTGTTCCTGTATTTGTGAATCGTGAATCTAATGATCCTATTGCTATTGCTCAGGCCGGTGTGGAAGAGGCAAAACGTAACGGTCATAATGTAGTGATCATCGATACGGCGGGACGTCTGGCTATTGATGAAGCACTGATGGTTGAAATTACTGCTGTAAAAGAAGCGACCAAACCTCAGGAGATCTTGTTTGTAGTGGATTCGATGACGGGACAGGACGCTGTGAATACGGCTAAGGCATTCAATGATCGTCTGGATTTTACAGGTGTGGTGCTGACTAAGTTAGACGGTGATACCCGCGGTGGTGCGGCTTTATCTATTAAATCTGTTGTCAATAAGCCTATCAAGTTTATCGGTACAGGGGAGAAGATGGAAGCATTGGATGTCTTTTATCCGGATCGTATGGCTTCCCGTATTCTGGGGATGGGTGACGTTGTATCTTTGGTAGAACGTGCTCAACAGCAATTTGATGAGAAACAGGCAGCCGAACTTCAGAAAAAGATTCGTAAGAATAAATTTGATTTCAATGACTTTAAATCCCAGATTCAACAGATCAAGAAAATGGGTAATATGAAAGATCTGATGGGCATGATTCCGGGAGTAGGTAAGGCGCTGAAAGATGTAGAGGTAGATGATAATGCATTCAAGCCTATTGAAGCGATTATTGACTCTATGACTCCGTTTGAGCGTGAAAATCCGGATGCTATTGATCAGAAACGTCGTATTCGTATTGCCAAAGGATCCGGAACAGACATTAATGAAGTCAATAAACTGATGAAACAGTTTGGGGATATGCGTAAAGTAATGAAGCAGATGTCTAATCCGGCTATGGCTGCTAAAATGATGCGTAATATGCCTAAAATGCCGGGCAGATAG
- a CDS encoding NADH-quinone oxidoreductase subunit A — MDDPAQLSEYGKILIIALVGILLVCATIFLAKLISPKKPNPEKLSTYECGEESQGTAWIQFNPRFYVIALVFLLFDVELIFVFPWATVFGQSEFINADLRWGWFTMVEMAMFLGILVLGLVYVWRKGDLDWVKPTHVTPSVQVNIPAGAYEALNNKTYAVRDYKATAETADETSDQPKVESKPKIGFRPAFKKPGASS, encoded by the coding sequence ATGGATGATCCCGCGCAGTTATCAGAATACGGCAAGATCCTTATCATTGCTTTGGTAGGAATCCTGTTGGTATGTGCGACCATATTTCTTGCGAAATTAATTTCCCCTAAAAAGCCTAATCCCGAAAAATTGAGTACATACGAATGTGGTGAGGAATCTCAGGGAACCGCCTGGATTCAGTTTAATCCGCGTTTTTATGTTATCGCCTTAGTATTTTTATTGTTTGATGTCGAATTGATCTTTGTATTCCCCTGGGCCACTGTGTTCGGTCAGAGTGAATTTATCAATGCTGACCTGCGTTGGGGATGGTTTACTATGGTCGAAATGGCAATGTTCCTTGGGATTTTAGTTTTAGGATTAGTATATGTTTGGCGTAAAGGAGATCTGGATTGGGTGAAACCCACGCATGTGACACCATCCGTACAGGTGAATATTCCCGCGGGAGCTTATGAAGCATTAAATAATAAGACGTACGCTGTCCGTGATTATAAAGCGACAGCAGAAACTGCAGATGAGACATCCGATCAACCTAAGGTAGAAAGCAAACCGAAAATCGGGTTCAGACCTGCATTTAAAAAACCGGGAGCATCATCATGA
- a CDS encoding NADH-quinone oxidoreductase subunit B: MSIENQLQNNGVVVAKLDDLLNWARLSSMWPVSFGIACCAIEMMGAMASTYDLDRLGVFPRPSPRQSDVMIIAGTVTFKMADRIRKLYEQMPEPKYVISMGSCSNCGGPYWQHGYHVVKGVDRIIPVDVYVQGCPPRPEALIGAFLELQKKIEKESILGETFFHANV; the protein is encoded by the coding sequence ATGAGCATAGAAAATCAATTACAGAATAACGGTGTAGTAGTCGCGAAGCTGGATGACCTGCTTAATTGGGCCAGACTGTCATCTATGTGGCCTGTCAGTTTTGGTATTGCCTGCTGTGCAATTGAGATGATGGGGGCAATGGCCTCAACGTACGATCTGGATAGACTGGGTGTATTTCCAAGGCCTTCTCCGCGTCAATCGGATGTTATGATCATCGCAGGTACAGTTACTTTCAAAATGGCTGATCGTATCCGTAAGCTCTATGAGCAGATGCCTGAACCTAAATATGTAATTTCGATGGGTTCATGTTCTAATTGCGGAGGTCCTTACTGGCAACATGGATATCATGTGGTAAAAGGAGTGGACAGGATCATTCCGGTGGATGTATATGTACAAGGCTGTCCTCCACGTCCGGAAGCATTAATTGGTGCATTTTTAGAATTACAAAAGAAAATAGAAAAAGAAAGTATTTTAGGTGAAACCTTTTTTCATGCTAACGTATAA
- a CDS encoding 5-(carboxyamino)imidazole ribonucleotide synthase, with translation MAKDFYGELQLGILGGGQLGRMVIQEAINYNVNIHVLDPDKNAPCRKLCNRFEVGSLGDFHTVYNFGKDLDMLTIEIEKVNVDALEKLEEEGVQVFPQSRVIRLIQDKGLQKQFFKQNDIPTAPFQLISTKDNLLNANINIPYIQKLRKDGYDGKGVKKIASQEDLEHAFEEPSMIEEWIDFEKEIAVIVARNDKGDISAFPLVEMEFNPQANLVEFLISPSTLSFEIQQQAEEIARKIANDLQIVGLLAVEMFLTKQGEILVNELAPRPHNSGHQTIEGNYTSQFAQHLRAIFNLPLGNTSTRSNAVMINLLGEEGYEGLAKYEGIEEILDMEGVYLHLYGKKYTKPFRKMGHVCIVNDNRELAISNARKVQEILKVKA, from the coding sequence ATGGCAAAAGATTTTTATGGTGAGTTGCAATTAGGAATTTTGGGCGGCGGACAATTGGGACGCATGGTCATCCAGGAAGCAATTAATTATAATGTTAATATACACGTCCTCGATCCGGACAAGAATGCACCATGTCGCAAATTGTGTAACCGGTTTGAGGTAGGATCATTAGGGGATTTTCATACCGTATATAATTTTGGTAAAGATCTCGATATGCTTACTATTGAGATTGAAAAGGTAAATGTGGATGCACTGGAAAAACTGGAGGAAGAGGGTGTGCAGGTATTTCCGCAGTCACGCGTTATCCGATTGATCCAGGATAAAGGCTTACAGAAGCAATTCTTCAAACAGAATGATATTCCTACAGCACCTTTTCAACTGATCTCTACAAAAGATAATCTGCTGAATGCGAATATTAATATTCCTTATATCCAAAAATTGAGAAAAGACGGATATGATGGAAAAGGTGTGAAAAAGATTGCTTCACAAGAGGATCTGGAACATGCGTTTGAAGAACCAAGCATGATTGAGGAGTGGATTGACTTTGAAAAGGAGATTGCTGTAATCGTTGCCCGCAATGATAAGGGGGACATTTCGGCATTTCCGTTAGTTGAAATGGAATTCAACCCACAAGCTAATCTGGTCGAGTTTCTGATCTCCCCATCGACATTGAGTTTTGAAATTCAGCAACAGGCAGAGGAAATCGCCAGGAAGATCGCCAATGATCTGCAAATCGTAGGGTTACTGGCAGTGGAAATGTTTTTGACAAAGCAAGGTGAGATTCTGGTCAACGAACTTGCACCAAGACCTCATAACAGCGGACATCAGACAATTGAAGGAAACTATACTTCTCAGTTTGCGCAACATTTGCGGGCTATTTTTAATTTGCCTTTAGGCAATACCAGTACGCGTAGTAATGCAGTGATGATCAATCTGCTGGGAGAAGAAGGGTATGAAGGACTGGCAAAATATGAAGGGATAGAAGAGATCCTGGATATGGAAGGTGTATATCTGCATTTGTATGGTAAAAAATATACAAAGCCATTCCGAAAGATGGGGCATGTATGTATCGTTAATGATAACAGAGAACTGGCGATCAGTAATGCACGCAAAGTTCAGGAAATATTAAAAGTAAAAGCATAA